GTCTCTAGCTATCAGGCAGTCTCAGGCGCTGGCCGCAGCGGTGTAATTCAACTTGAAAATGAACTAAAAGGTAGAGAGGTGGCGGGTGGCGCATTTGCCTATTTAATAGCTAATAATATCATCCCTCAGATAGGAGACTTTGGTAGAGCAGATTATACTTCTGAAGAGTGGAAGATGGTTCATGAAACCCATAAGATTCTGCATGATGAATCAATTAAGATTTCTGCTACTTGTGCCAGGGTTCCGGTGATAACCGGACATTGTGAGGCAATATATCTTGAAACTAAAAAGGGCATAAGCGTAGAAAACATAAGAAAGCTCCTAAGCAAGAATCCAGGTATTAAAGTAATTGATGAGCCAAAAAAAGGACTCTATCCTTTACCTATTGTTGCTGAAGGTAAAGATGAGGTCTTCGTTGGCCGCATAAGAAAAGACCCATTTCAAAAGAACGGCTTCTGGCTGTGGGTAGTATCTGATAATCTGCGTAAAGGCGCAGCATTGAACGCCATTCAGATTGCAGAACTTTTAATAAAGCGCAAAGCGTAAAACTAGATTGCAAAACTTAAAAGTTTTTTAGTCTTTGAGTTTTCGTTTTGCGCTTTTTGCTTTAGACCTTTAACTTATGAGAAATATTAAGCTTAGCATCTCTTATGACGGAACTAATTACTGTGGATGGCAGGTCCAAAAAAATAGAGGCGAGAGGAGGTCTATCCAGGGAGTTATTGAAAAGACCTTAAAAAAGATTTTGCAGGAGAGGGTTAGACTTATCGGCTCTGGTAGGACTGATGCTGGCGTGCATGCCTTGGGTCAG
This window of the Candidatus Omnitrophota bacterium genome carries:
- a CDS encoding aspartate-semialdehyde dehydrogenase; protein product: MKMNKKSKYNVAVVGVGVVGIEMLRCLKQRAFPINELRIFARSAREISVDNHIYKVGAVSPEGFQNIDIVFFAGTEGEKGAAVTFAPEAVRCGAVVIDNGADFRLKKTVPLVVPEVNPKDVARHKGIIANPNCSTIQMVVAIWPIKKSVGLKRIIVSSYQAVSGAGRSGVIQLENELKGREVAGGAFAYLIANNIIPQIGDFGRADYTSEEWKMVHETHKILHDESIKISATCARVPVITGHCEAIYLETKKGISVENIRKLLSKNPGIKVIDEPKKGLYPLPIVAEGKDEVFVGRIRKDPFQKNGFWLWVVSDNLRKGAALNAIQIAELLIKRKA